One Setaria viridis chromosome 3, Setaria_viridis_v4.0, whole genome shotgun sequence DNA window includes the following coding sequences:
- the LOC140222281 gene encoding uncharacterized mitochondrial protein AtMg00820-like, translating into MEDLLSDQPVLGLVPHDLEAQLHLACDDGEPRSFAKVERHAAWRAAMQLEMDAVEKNRTWELADLPRGHRTITLKWVFKLKRDESGAIVKHKARLVARGFVQQEGIDFDDAFAPVARMESVQLLALAAQEG; encoded by the coding sequence ATGGAAGACCTCCTCAGCGACCAGCCGGTGCTGGGACTGGTACCTCACGACCTGGAGGCACAGTTGCACCTTGCgtgcgacgacggcgagcctCGGTCTTTCGCGAAGGTCGAGAGACACGCGGCATGGCGCGCCGCGATGCAGTTGGAGATGGACGCGGTTGAGAAGAACCGCACCTGGGAGCTTGCTGACCTTCCTCGTGGTCACCGCAcgatcacccttaagtgggtgttcaagctgaAGAGGGATGAATCCGGTGCCatcgtcaagcacaaggctcgcttggtggcacgcGGGTTCGTGCAGCAGGAGGGGATCGACTTCGACGATGCTTTCGCCCCCGTGGCACGGATGGAGTCTGTGCAACTCCTTGCGTTGGCCGCCCAGGAAGGCTAG
- the LOC117849309 gene encoding uncharacterized protein has translation MEFHRRRGGRVDEERGPYMQRGSPSPDRRHGRHGAQTVVREVGPGGGWPTLTKTNYVEWAVVMRVRLQVRHMWEAVRYGDVDYDEDRRALDALIATVSPEMQFSLSQKRTAKEAWDTIAATRIGSDRARKSTLQKMVQYGDDTYGEERAVEKLLRCIPEKYKQIARSIESLLDLSRMSIEEAIGRLKVIDSDESQPPSAASATAALLHLDEPRAHAFLGDGSNNDKTEGWCLDTSATQHMIGQREFFTELDSSVRGTVKFGDASGVEIKGVGFVIFTTESGEHRLLTGVYYIPALRNSIISLG, from the exons atggagttccatcggcggcgcggcggccgggtcgaCGAAGAGCGCGGCCCTTACATGCAGCGCGGATCTCCCTCCCCGGACCGCCGTCATGGTCGCCATGGGGCCCAGACTGTTGTCAGGGAAGTCGGCCCCGGTGGTGGGTGGCCTACCCTCACCAAGACCAACTACGTTGAGTGGGCCGTGGTGATGAGGGTGAGGCTCCAGGTGCGGCACATGTGGGAGGCAGTCCGGTACGGTGATGTCGACTACGATGAGGATCGACGGGCGCTAGATGCCCTCATCGCTACAGTCTCGCCCGAGATGCAGTTCTCGCTTTCCCAGAAGCGGACTGCCAAGGAGGCTTGGGATACCATCGCTGCAACACGCATCGGCAGCGACCGCGCCCGCAAGTCCACACTGCAG AAGATGGTGCAGTACGGTGATGACACCTACGGTGAGGAGAGAGCTGTCGAGAAGCTCCTCCGCTGCATACCCGAGAAGTACAAGCAGATTGCTCGCTCGATCGAGTCTTTGCTGGACCTCTCCAGGATGTCGATCGAGGAGGCGATAGGTCGCCTCAAGGTCATCGACAGCGACGAGTCACAGCCTCCCTCAG CGGCATCAGCCACAGCggctctcctccaccttgacgaGCCGAGGGCACACGCCTTCCTCGGCGACGGCTCCAACAACGATAAAACTGAGGGGTGGTGCCTCGACACCAGCGCTACCCAGCACATGATCGGTCAGCGGGAGTTCTTCACCGAGCTTGACTCTAGCGTCCGAGGCACCGTCAAGTTTGGGGATGCCTCCGGCGTAGAGATCAAGGGCGTCGGCTTCGTCATCTTCACCACCGAGTCTGGAGAGCACAGGCTGCTCACCGGAGTGTACTACATCCCCGCGCTGAGGAACTCTATCATCAGCCTGGGATAG
- the LOC117849308 gene encoding uncharacterized mitochondrial protein AtMg00810-like — MKATFEMSDLGPLSFYLGIEVHQDDSEITLRQTAYAKRVVELAGLIDCNQALTPMEKRLKLSRDSTTEEVDATQYRRLVGSLHYLAHTRPDLAFSVGYVSRFMQRPTMEHQQAVKRIVRYVAGTLDHGLFYLRCPGAAHFVGYSDSDHAGDIDTTSALFAAAPVC; from the exons ATGAAGGCCACCTTCGAGATGAGTGACCtggggcctctctccttctacctgggGATCGAGGTGCACCAGGATGACTCCGAGATCACGCTTCGACAGACCGCCTACGCTAAGCGTGTCGTGGAGCTAGCTGGGCTCATCGACTGCAACCAAGCTCTCACTCCGATGGAGAagaggctgaagctgagccGCGATAGCACGACAGAGGAGGTAGACGCTACGCAGTACCGACGTCTTGTGGGGAGCCTTCACTACCTCGCCCACACACGGCCGGACTTGGCATTCTCCGTCGGCTACgtcagtcggttcatgcagcgaccgaCGATGGAGCACCAGCAGGCCGTGAAGAGGATCGTCCGCTACGTTGCGGGGACTCTTGACCACGGTCTCTTCTACCTGAGGTGTCCCGGGGCGGCACACTTCGTCGGGTACAGCGACAGCGACCATGccggcgacatcgacacca catcTGCTCTGTTTGCTGCAGCACCAGTTTGTTGA